A region of the Mesotoga sp. UBA6090 genome:
ATCCAACAACGTGTCTTTGCCCGCAATACCGTTCTCGGTAACGTATATCGGTTTCTTACCAAACTCTTTGTAGGCCCTGAAGAGAAAAGCTTCAAGGCCCTCCGGGCAGATCTCCCAGCTCATCTCGCTCTTCGGTAGTTCTCCTTGAAGCGACTTCGCTGCCAAGTATCCTAAGTTCCCGAAAAGTCTAACGATGAAAACCATTTAAAGCTTTGAAAAGACTGAGTTAGGGTTGTTTTCTCTAGGTTTATTCCTCGTTA
Encoded here:
- a CDS encoding family 1 glycosylhydrolase, yielding MAAKSLQGELPKSEMSWEICPEGLEAFLFRAYKEFGKKPIYVTENGIAGKDTLLDAPLIIVELSI